The Impatiens glandulifera chromosome 3, dImpGla2.1, whole genome shotgun sequence genome contains a region encoding:
- the LOC124932721 gene encoding transcription factor PIF3-like isoform X1, translated as MHLPEFYGMASNGNLESSSKHKADLSYAPNSELVEIVWDNGHVLFQGQSSRGRKNIPNSNSSSIVGTSKLGKFGFLNDFQTSAPPVLVETEEEEEEDMVPWLNYPIDDLLPEISGVTGNELALNHNSFVSVNKSNDPPRISFHQGQTSSRDSFRDQDSVGGLSNGNVKVQNNFGFFNFSHFARPGAVGRANIENIVGDSVGKGKESVILGGQTNLSEAVLQEVVAKNDKHSGRAFEAGVSKGVQDIEKTVEPTVAASSVCSVSSAERASNNSMPNLKRKRHETDESEEGRSDDVEEESVGVRKGAPARGGGGCMGSKRSRAAEVHNLSERRRRDRINEKMRALQELIPNCNKVDKASMLDEAIEYLKTLQLQVQIMSMGAGLYMPQMMFPAGMQPFHGTHFSPMGMGMGFGQHHHQQYPFMQGAAHFPFARPSSFSTATNGFQMFGHPPSQGHHPMSGPCPPPLGMPTVAGPGSSTPLTVPLDVSNSPSSNQVIITNGVGGGGSELSALAHKKDPTADVGVGSRHDHQQ; from the exons ATGCATTTGCCTGAGTTTTATGGAATGGCCTCCAATGGGAATCTAGAGTCTTCTTCCAAACACAAAGCTGATTTGTCTTATGC aCCTAACAGTGAGTTAGTAGAAATAGTATGGGACAATGGCCATGTTTTATTTCAAGGTCAATCCAGTAGAGGCAGGAAGAACATCCCCAATTCCAACAGCTCTAGTATAGTAGGAACATCAAAGTTGGGGAAGTTCGGATTTCTCAATGATTTCCAGACGTCTGCTCCTCCTGTTCTGGTCgaaacagaagaagaagaagaagaagacatggTACCTTGGTTGAATTATCCTATCGATGACTTATTGCCCGAGATATCTGGTGTAACGGGTAATGAACTCGCCCTCAACCATAATAGTTTTGTGTCTGTTAATAAGAGTAACGACCCCCCTAGGATTTCGTTTCATCAAGGCCAGACCTCCTCCAGGGATTCCTTTCGTGATCAAGATTCAGTTGGGGGATTATCTAACGGTAATGTGAAGGTTCAGAATAACTTTGGTTTCTTTAACTTCTCCCATTTTGCAAGACCTGGAGCAGTTGGCCGAGCCAATATCGAAAATATTGTTGGAGACTCCGTTGGGAAGGGAAAAGAATCTGTAATATTGGGTGGCCAAACTAACCTGTCTGAGGCGGTTCTTCAGGAAGTCGTGGCTAAAAACGACAAGCATTCAGGTCGAGCATTTGAAGCAGGCGTTTCTAAAGGCGTGCAAGATATTGAGAAAACTGTTGAGCCAACAGTTGCTGCTTCTTCTGTTTGTTCTGTTAGTAGTGCAGAACGAGCTTCTAACAATTCAATGCCCAATTTGAAGAGAAAGCGTCACGAAACTGATGAATCGGAGGAGGGTCGAAGTGAT GATGTGGAGGAAGAATCGGTTGGTGTTCGAAAAGGAGCTCCTGctagaggaggaggaggatgtATGGGTTCCAAACGAAGCCGAGCAGCCGAGGTTCATAATTTATCCGAAAGG AGACGCAGAGATCGGATAAACGAAAAGATGCGTGCTTTGCAAGAACTCATACCTAATTGTAATAAG gTGGACAAAGCTTCTATGCTCGACGAAGCAATCGAGTACCTAAAGACTCTTCAACTTCAAGTTCAG ATTATGTCTATGGGAGCGGGGTTATACATGCCACAAATGATGTTTCCGGCAGGGATGCAACCCTTCCATGGTACTCATTTCTCGCCAATGGGAATGGGAATGGGATTTGGACAACACCACCACCAACAATACCCTTTCATGCAAGGAGCTGCACATTTCCCCTTTGCACGCCCATCGTCCTTTTCAACAGCTACTAACGGTTTTCAAATGTTTGGCCATCCGCCCAGTCAAGGACATCACCCTATGTCAGGACCATGTCCTCCACCTCTAGGGATGCCTACAGTTGCAGGACCTGGTTCATCAACCCCATTGACGGTTCCCCTGGATGTTTCTAATTCTCCTTCGTCTAATCAG GTAATTATTACTAACGGTGTTGGTGGTGGTGGTTCGGAACTATCAGCTTTGGCGCATAAGAAAGATCCAACGGCCGATGTTGGGGTGGGAAGTCGACATGATCATCAACAATGA
- the LOC124932721 gene encoding transcription factor PIF3-like isoform X2, translating to MHLPEFYGMASNGNLESSSKHKADLSYAELVEIVWDNGHVLFQGQSSRGRKNIPNSNSSSIVGTSKLGKFGFLNDFQTSAPPVLVETEEEEEEDMVPWLNYPIDDLLPEISGVTGNELALNHNSFVSVNKSNDPPRISFHQGQTSSRDSFRDQDSVGGLSNGNVKVQNNFGFFNFSHFARPGAVGRANIENIVGDSVGKGKESVILGGQTNLSEAVLQEVVAKNDKHSGRAFEAGVSKGVQDIEKTVEPTVAASSVCSVSSAERASNNSMPNLKRKRHETDESEEGRSDDVEEESVGVRKGAPARGGGGCMGSKRSRAAEVHNLSERRRRDRINEKMRALQELIPNCNKVDKASMLDEAIEYLKTLQLQVQIMSMGAGLYMPQMMFPAGMQPFHGTHFSPMGMGMGFGQHHHQQYPFMQGAAHFPFARPSSFSTATNGFQMFGHPPSQGHHPMSGPCPPPLGMPTVAGPGSSTPLTVPLDVSNSPSSNQVIITNGVGGGGSELSALAHKKDPTADVGVGSRHDHQQ from the exons ATGCATTTGCCTGAGTTTTATGGAATGGCCTCCAATGGGAATCTAGAGTCTTCTTCCAAACACAAAGCTGATTTGTCTTATGC TGAGTTAGTAGAAATAGTATGGGACAATGGCCATGTTTTATTTCAAGGTCAATCCAGTAGAGGCAGGAAGAACATCCCCAATTCCAACAGCTCTAGTATAGTAGGAACATCAAAGTTGGGGAAGTTCGGATTTCTCAATGATTTCCAGACGTCTGCTCCTCCTGTTCTGGTCgaaacagaagaagaagaagaagaagacatggTACCTTGGTTGAATTATCCTATCGATGACTTATTGCCCGAGATATCTGGTGTAACGGGTAATGAACTCGCCCTCAACCATAATAGTTTTGTGTCTGTTAATAAGAGTAACGACCCCCCTAGGATTTCGTTTCATCAAGGCCAGACCTCCTCCAGGGATTCCTTTCGTGATCAAGATTCAGTTGGGGGATTATCTAACGGTAATGTGAAGGTTCAGAATAACTTTGGTTTCTTTAACTTCTCCCATTTTGCAAGACCTGGAGCAGTTGGCCGAGCCAATATCGAAAATATTGTTGGAGACTCCGTTGGGAAGGGAAAAGAATCTGTAATATTGGGTGGCCAAACTAACCTGTCTGAGGCGGTTCTTCAGGAAGTCGTGGCTAAAAACGACAAGCATTCAGGTCGAGCATTTGAAGCAGGCGTTTCTAAAGGCGTGCAAGATATTGAGAAAACTGTTGAGCCAACAGTTGCTGCTTCTTCTGTTTGTTCTGTTAGTAGTGCAGAACGAGCTTCTAACAATTCAATGCCCAATTTGAAGAGAAAGCGTCACGAAACTGATGAATCGGAGGAGGGTCGAAGTGAT GATGTGGAGGAAGAATCGGTTGGTGTTCGAAAAGGAGCTCCTGctagaggaggaggaggatgtATGGGTTCCAAACGAAGCCGAGCAGCCGAGGTTCATAATTTATCCGAAAGG AGACGCAGAGATCGGATAAACGAAAAGATGCGTGCTTTGCAAGAACTCATACCTAATTGTAATAAG gTGGACAAAGCTTCTATGCTCGACGAAGCAATCGAGTACCTAAAGACTCTTCAACTTCAAGTTCAG ATTATGTCTATGGGAGCGGGGTTATACATGCCACAAATGATGTTTCCGGCAGGGATGCAACCCTTCCATGGTACTCATTTCTCGCCAATGGGAATGGGAATGGGATTTGGACAACACCACCACCAACAATACCCTTTCATGCAAGGAGCTGCACATTTCCCCTTTGCACGCCCATCGTCCTTTTCAACAGCTACTAACGGTTTTCAAATGTTTGGCCATCCGCCCAGTCAAGGACATCACCCTATGTCAGGACCATGTCCTCCACCTCTAGGGATGCCTACAGTTGCAGGACCTGGTTCATCAACCCCATTGACGGTTCCCCTGGATGTTTCTAATTCTCCTTCGTCTAATCAG GTAATTATTACTAACGGTGTTGGTGGTGGTGGTTCGGAACTATCAGCTTTGGCGCATAAGAAAGATCCAACGGCCGATGTTGGGGTGGGAAGTCGACATGATCATCAACAATGA
- the LOC124928743 gene encoding transcription factor MYB61-like → MGRHSCCYKQKLRKGLWSPEEDEKLIKHITSYGHGCWSSVPKLAGLQRCGKSCRLRWINYLRPDLKRGTFSSQEENLIIELHAVLGNRWSQIAAQLPGRTDNEIKNLWNSSIKKKLKQKGIDPSTHKPLSEVLQNNHPPTTTTTTTTSTDNNKPLPPSTAANSYRFTETNSSAIPPQPTHHEFFIDRFVSTVHETTTTSSSAAAATTSTEAAAAAGYFSFHQLINYETHHHPLYPDQFNPNSIFNSNPSTTILSTIREKSTDHLPFDNPPHPSQIITSSSSSSSTFFDQQINPFSWHSTIDHCNIKPEIKEADHQIQANEDIKSWSEYIQALQTQDSDQAQVQFMTGGTSNNNNNAWISNHDHHQLSPPPPPLQAIDIYSSKQQFQRLPATANYGQFN, encoded by the exons aTGGGGAGACATTCATGCTGCTATAAGCAGAAGCTTAGAAAAGGATTATGGTCTCCCGAAGAAGACGAGAAGCTTATCAAACACATCACCAGTTACGGCCATGGCTGCTGGAGCTCTGTTCCTAAACTTGCAG gtcttCAAAGATGTGGAAAGAGCTGCCGATTGAGATGGATTAACTATTTGAGACCGGACCTGAAGAGAGGCACATTCTCTTCTCAAGAAGAGAATCTCATCATTGAGCTCCATGCAGTCCTCGGAAACAG GTGGTCTCAGATTGCAGCTCAGTTACCCGGAAGAACAGATAACGAGATCAAGAATCTCTGGAATTCCTCCATTAAGAAGAAGCTCAAGCAAAAAGGGATTGATCCAAGCACTCACAAACCTCTCTCCGAGGTGCTTCAGAATAATCATCccccaacaacaacaacaacaacaacaacctcAACCGACAATAACAAGCCTCTTCCTCCTTCAACCGCCGCCAACTCCTACCGATTCACGGAAACTAACAGCAGCGCCATTCCTCCTCAACCAACTCATCATGAGTTCTTCATTGACAGATTTGTTTCCACAGTACATGAaaccaccaccacctcctcctccGCCGCGGCCGCCACTACATCAAcagaagcagcagcagcagcaggctACTTCTCTTTCCATCAACTAATTAACTACGAAACCCATCATCATCCCTTATACCCAGATCAATTCAATCCTAATTCCATTTTCAATTCCAATCCGAGCACCACCATTCTTTCAACAATCAGGGAAAAGAGTACTGATCATCTTCCTTTCGATAACCCTCCCCATCCTTCTCAAATAAttacctcttcttcttcttcttcttctactttcTTTGATCAGCAAATTAACCCATTCTCATGGCACTCCACAATTGATCATTGCAATATTAAACCGGAGATAAAAGAAGCTGATCATCAGATTCAAGCAAACGAAGATATCAAATCATGGTCTGAATACATTCAAGCCCTTCAAACCCAAGATTCTGATCAAGCACAAGTGCAATTCATGACAGGAGGAACctcaaacaacaacaacaacgcCTGGATTTCGAATCATGATCATCATCAGttatcaccaccaccaccacccttGCAAGCCATTGACATATACAGCAGCAAGCAGCAATTCCAGAGACTTCCGGCAACTGCTAATTATGGGCAATTCAATTAG
- the LOC124932126 gene encoding flap endonuclease 1 — protein sequence MGIKGLTKLLADNAPKSMKEQKFESYFGRKIAIDASMSIYQFLIVVGRVGAEMLTNEAGEVTSHLQGMFNRTIRLLESGLKPVYVFDGKPPDMKKQELAKRYSKRADATDGLNEALESGNKEDVEKFSKRTVKVTKQHNDDCKKLLKLMGVPVVEAPSEAEAQCAELCKSGKVYAVASEDMDSLTFGAPIFLRHLMDPSSKKIPVMEFEVAKVLEELNLTMDQFIDLCILCGCDYCDSIRGIGGQTALKLIRQHGSIESILENINKERYTIPEDWPYEEARRLFKEPLVFKGDEEPEIKWSPPDEEGLITFLVNENGFNNDRITKAIEKIKAAKNKSSQGRMESFFKPTATASVPIKRKETPVKPEKQSSNKKSKVGVKKKK from the exons ATGGGCATCAAG GGGTTAACGAAGCTCCTGGCGGATAACGCCCCGAAGTCCATGAAAGAGCAGAAATTTGAAAGCTATTTTGGCCGAAAAATTGCCATCGATGCCAGTATGAGTATTTACCAGTTTCTG ATTGTAGTTGGTCGAGTCGGGGCTGAAATGCTTACAAATGAGGCCGGCGAAGTAACCAG TCACCTGCAAGGAATGTTCAATCGGACAATTAGGCTTCTAGAATCTGGATTAAAGCCAGT CTATGTTTTTGATGGGAAGCCACCAGATATGAAAAAACAAGAGCTTGCAAAACG CTATTCAAAGAGAGCAGATGCTACCGATGGCTTGAATGAGGCCTTAGAA TCAGGCAACAAGGAAGATGTTGAGAAGTTCAGTAAACGAACAGTTAAA GTAACCAAGCAACACAACGATGACTGTAAGAAACTTCTGAAACTTATGGGCGTGCCTGTTGTTGAG GCTCCATCAGAAGCAGAGGCACAATGTGCTGAACTTTGCAAATCTGGAAAG GTATATGCTGTGGCCTCAGAAGATATGGATTCATTAACCTTTGGGGCTCCAATATTTCTCAGGCATTTAATGGACCCTAGCTCTAAGAAAATCCCAGTGATGGAATTTGAAGTTGCAAAG GTACTGGAAGAGCTAAATTTAACCATGGACCAGTTTATTGACTTGTGCATTCTTTGTGGCTGTGATTACTGTGACAGCATTCGTG GTATTGGAGGACAGACTGCCTTGAAGCTTATCCGTCAGCATGGTTCTATTGAAAGTATTCTAGAGAACATTAACAAAGAAAG GTATACTATACCTGAAGACTGGCCTTATGAGGAAGCCCGCCGCCTTTTCAAAGAACCACTGGTTTTCAAGGGTGATGAGGAACCTGAGATTAAATGGAGTCCTCCAGATGAGGAA GGATTGATAACTTTTCTGGTCAATGAAAATGGGTTCAACAATGATAGAATTACAAAG GCAATAGAAAAGATAAAGGCAGCAAAGAATAAGTCGTCTCAGGGCCG AATGGAATCATTCTTCAAACCAACTGCAACTGCTTCAGTTCCCATTAAGCGGAAG GAGACACCTGTAAAACCTGAGAAACAATCCagtaataaaaaatctaaagttGGGgttaagaagaagaagtag